The following coding sequences lie in one Thalassoglobus polymorphus genomic window:
- a CDS encoding efflux RND transporter permease subunit, producing MNSLPNGNLNVKKRYRLRANVAIAVIVLLVPVVIHGARSSVDGMRITPEKWASPDNPQRQLFDRFRQEFEGNDVVYVSWEGCTLDDPRLTKLETNLLRGNELAEIGIIPFERVVTGAGTVQQMTERPLSLSKASAAKRLEGFLVGPDLRTSCAVVVLTYDGNEYRRESIEHLLDITKSTTGLTADSIVIVGPPHDGVAIDDESVRGVNLFGALSTLVAAIFCYYCLRSWRIAGVILGLACLGQGIVLAGIYYAGYTLDAVLIVAPPLIFVLTVSAGIHFVNYFRAQPETIDVELALQNAWIEGWKPCVLATLTTAVGLCSLSVSRVTPIAVFGAFSAAGLILTVTLLMCVLPDAILKWPISRRSPELRKKSKSLNFLSQSVPAYPGVITGTFAILIVCALLGMRHMRTSVDVTSLFGKETKILRDYHWLESNIGASVPVEVIVRFDQNSNTNISEQVNVVKQIHSLVEDVDGIHAAMSAVTFLPDRASSGSTGRVMRQALVNKRLHSARSSLDSLNYYFEDDQNQSWRVTGRAFATEGLSYGDIGQRITSRVEQLLNSKEFQDSGIQVQFSGMMPLIENIQVMILNDLFRSLLTAFAFIGICILLVLREFKVAALVTILNTFPVIVIFGVMGGASIPIDIGTMMTAGVAMGIAVDDTIHFLCFYRNRVAETRQPVNAIKESIQTCGAAMLQTTLICAMGMLVFASSAFVPTKQFGLIMAAILGAAVVCDLVCLPALLLLISRRQYAEERSQLQASEDSTSQSLPAPAVHETLSS from the coding sequence ATGAATTCTCTCCCCAACGGTAATTTGAACGTCAAGAAACGCTATCGATTGCGGGCCAATGTCGCCATTGCTGTCATTGTCCTGCTGGTTCCTGTCGTCATTCATGGAGCCCGCTCAAGTGTTGATGGAATGAGGATTACTCCGGAGAAGTGGGCCTCGCCTGACAATCCACAACGGCAGTTGTTCGATCGTTTCAGACAGGAATTTGAAGGGAACGATGTTGTCTACGTCAGCTGGGAAGGCTGCACGCTTGATGATCCTCGCCTGACGAAGTTAGAAACGAATCTGCTGCGTGGGAATGAACTCGCCGAAATTGGAATAATCCCCTTTGAGCGAGTTGTGACCGGTGCGGGGACGGTGCAGCAGATGACAGAGCGACCTTTGAGTCTTTCCAAAGCATCTGCCGCGAAGCGGTTGGAAGGGTTTCTGGTAGGACCAGATCTACGGACGAGTTGCGCAGTTGTAGTGCTCACTTATGACGGAAACGAATATCGTCGCGAATCGATCGAGCACCTTCTCGATATCACGAAATCAACAACAGGCCTCACTGCCGATTCCATCGTCATTGTCGGGCCACCACATGATGGTGTTGCAATCGATGACGAAAGTGTCAGAGGAGTCAATCTTTTCGGGGCTCTCTCAACGCTTGTCGCTGCGATTTTTTGTTATTACTGCTTACGGTCTTGGCGCATCGCGGGTGTCATCCTGGGGCTCGCCTGCTTGGGACAAGGGATTGTGCTTGCTGGAATCTACTATGCAGGGTACACGCTCGATGCTGTTTTGATCGTTGCGCCTCCACTGATATTCGTGTTGACGGTTTCTGCCGGTATCCACTTTGTCAACTATTTTCGAGCACAGCCTGAAACGATCGATGTTGAATTGGCTTTGCAAAATGCGTGGATCGAAGGCTGGAAACCTTGCGTTCTGGCAACACTCACAACTGCAGTCGGGTTGTGTTCGTTGAGCGTGAGTCGAGTGACTCCCATTGCTGTTTTTGGTGCTTTTTCTGCAGCCGGATTGATCCTGACAGTCACTCTCCTGATGTGCGTACTTCCCGATGCGATATTGAAATGGCCAATCTCTCGGCGAAGTCCTGAACTGAGAAAAAAATCGAAATCCTTAAACTTCCTGAGCCAGTCGGTTCCGGCCTATCCGGGAGTGATCACAGGGACATTTGCAATACTCATCGTTTGTGCATTGCTGGGAATGCGACACATGCGAACGAGTGTGGATGTCACATCGTTGTTTGGGAAAGAGACGAAAATTCTCCGCGATTATCATTGGCTTGAATCGAACATTGGTGCGAGCGTTCCAGTGGAGGTCATTGTCCGCTTCGATCAAAACTCGAACACCAATATCTCTGAGCAAGTCAATGTCGTGAAACAAATCCATTCGCTGGTTGAAGATGTCGACGGAATTCACGCTGCGATGTCGGCAGTCACATTCCTTCCGGATCGTGCAAGCTCAGGCTCAACCGGGAGGGTGATGCGTCAAGCTCTTGTGAATAAACGTCTTCACTCGGCGCGTTCTTCACTGGACTCTTTGAATTACTATTTCGAAGACGATCAAAATCAGTCATGGCGGGTGACTGGTCGTGCGTTCGCGACCGAAGGGCTCAGCTACGGAGACATTGGTCAGCGAATCACCTCGCGTGTCGAGCAGCTTCTCAACTCGAAAGAGTTTCAGGACAGTGGGATTCAAGTCCAGTTTTCAGGGATGATGCCGCTGATCGAAAATATTCAGGTCATGATTCTGAACGATTTGTTTCGAAGCCTGCTGACAGCATTTGCTTTCATTGGCATCTGCATTCTCCTTGTCCTGCGGGAGTTCAAAGTTGCTGCGCTGGTCACCATCTTGAATACGTTTCCAGTCATTGTCATCTTTGGCGTGATGGGCGGAGCGTCCATTCCAATCGACATTGGAACCATGATGACAGCTGGTGTTGCCATGGGGATTGCGGTTGATGACACAATTCACTTCCTGTGCTTTTATAGAAACCGAGTCGCTGAAACTCGTCAGCCAGTCAACGCGATCAAAGAGTCGATTCAGACGTGTGGAGCAGCGATGCTGCAGACAACCCTCATTTGCGCCATGGGAATGTTGGTCTTTGCATCAAGTGCGTTTGTCCCAACAAAGCAGTTTGGGTTGATTATGGCAGCGATTCTTGGTGCAGCGGTTGTGTGTGATCTCGTCTGTCTGCCAGCTTTGCTCCTTTTAATCTCACGTCGACAGTACGCTGAAGAGCGTTCACAGCTTCAAGCTTCCGAAGACTCTACCAGCCAATCCCTCCCTGCTCCCGCTGTTCACGAAACTCTTTCGTCGTAA
- a CDS encoding ABC transporter ATP-binding protein codes for MSLELIDVRKSYRNPGGTELPVLNIPEFRIQEGEQVALIGQSGCGKTTLLNVISGITRPDSGKVIVGGVDVTDLPEPSRDRFRADRIGIVFQTFHLLPAFSALENVILGMAFAGKQNRKYAEELIDRVGLKSRMNHRPGQLSVGEQQRVSVARALASRPRLMLADEPTASVDLANQDLILGLIRETCREHNVSLLLVTHSQEVSKQFDRVEHLNEFNQVEVLA; via the coding sequence ATGTCACTTGAACTCATCGATGTGCGTAAAAGCTATCGAAATCCAGGAGGGACAGAATTACCCGTTCTGAATATCCCGGAATTTCGAATCCAGGAAGGAGAGCAAGTCGCACTGATTGGCCAAAGTGGTTGCGGTAAGACGACCCTGCTGAATGTCATCTCCGGAATCACCCGTCCTGATTCTGGAAAGGTCATTGTTGGAGGTGTTGATGTCACCGACTTACCGGAACCTTCTCGCGATCGGTTTCGTGCCGATCGAATCGGTATTGTCTTTCAAACGTTTCACTTGCTGCCAGCTTTCTCGGCCCTCGAAAACGTCATCCTCGGGATGGCATTTGCGGGCAAGCAAAATCGAAAATATGCTGAAGAGCTCATTGACCGTGTAGGCTTGAAATCTCGAATGAATCACCGTCCGGGACAACTCTCAGTGGGCGAACAACAGCGAGTTTCCGTAGCGCGTGCACTCGCCAGTCGTCCTCGGCTCATGCTGGCAGACGAACCGACAGCGAGTGTCGATCTGGCAAACCAGGATCTCATTCTCGGTCTGATCCGCGAAACCTGCCGCGAGCATAACGTCTCGTTGTTACTGGTGACGCACTCTCAAGAAGTCTCCAAACAGTTCGATCGAGTTGAACATCTCAACGAATTCAATCAAGTAGAGGTGCTCGCATGA
- a CDS encoding pirin family protein, which yields MKTAKSIRQVVRNIPQHWVGDGFPVRSLFSYGGGNEFDPFLLLDYAGPHEFKPGDAKRGVGEHPHKGFETVTVLYQGELEHRDSSGGHGTLGPGDVQWMTAGNGIVHEEFHSEKFTRQGGLLEMVQLWVNLPAKDKGSPAKYQDLLADQFPSLSLPNNAGTARVIAGELFDTLGPASTFTPINVWDVQLNAEGSTELTIPSGHTSLLIVQSGSVTVNNEFAKAVELVLFDREGTSVEIAADSESRILVLTGEPLGEPVVGQGPFVMNTREEIHEAIRDYKAGKMGRLSEAT from the coding sequence ATGAAGACTGCAAAGAGCATCCGACAAGTCGTTCGCAACATTCCCCAACACTGGGTCGGGGATGGATTTCCAGTGCGGAGTCTGTTCTCCTACGGTGGAGGCAATGAATTTGATCCGTTTCTATTGCTTGACTATGCAGGGCCGCATGAGTTTAAGCCTGGCGATGCCAAGCGTGGAGTCGGTGAGCATCCGCATAAAGGATTTGAAACTGTCACCGTTCTTTATCAAGGCGAACTCGAACACCGTGATTCGAGTGGTGGACATGGGACGCTCGGCCCTGGTGATGTGCAATGGATGACCGCCGGGAACGGGATTGTTCACGAAGAGTTCCATAGCGAGAAGTTCACCAGACAGGGTGGGCTGCTGGAGATGGTGCAACTGTGGGTCAACCTTCCGGCGAAAGACAAGGGGTCGCCAGCCAAATATCAAGACCTGTTGGCGGATCAGTTTCCGAGTCTGTCGTTGCCGAACAATGCAGGAACCGCGCGCGTCATTGCAGGAGAATTGTTCGACACGCTCGGGCCAGCCTCCACTTTCACGCCGATCAACGTTTGGGATGTACAGTTGAACGCGGAAGGTTCGACGGAACTGACAATCCCAAGTGGGCACACATCGTTGCTGATCGTCCAGTCGGGAAGTGTGACCGTGAATAACGAGTTCGCGAAAGCAGTCGAGCTGGTTCTGTTCGATCGCGAGGGAACATCGGTCGAGATCGCTGCCGATTCAGAATCAAGGATTCTTGTCCTCACAGGCGAACCGCTTGGCGAACCTGTTGTTGGACAGGGACCGTTTGTGATGAATACTCGCGAGGAAATTCATGAGGCGATTCGCGATTACAAAGCTGGCAAGATGGGGCGGCTTTCAGAGGCGACGTGA
- a CDS encoding ABC transporter permease: MNLITIAFKNMKHRSLSSLLTSFSVALGVALMVAVLILNGVVTKLFQETGSGYDLVVGPKGSATQLILSTIYRIDKPIENLPWRYYQQWTKDPRVEHAIPVNLGDTTELGGFPIVGTTPQYFLVEYAPGKKFRVGADENSIRGTWDAVVGSEVARKNGWKKGSKFRMVHSGQDDNIHAEEFTVQGILAPTGTPNDRTAFVHIDGFYLLDEHSKPVREAIRAEAKFFDETEAEVIERHKEDIDKILKHEAEAAEDEHHHAHGPVADIQKEVTSILLVMAGNDLQRTNRTIIIQNDLRENGPAQGANPVRVMASLITNLVGNIRLAFLYMTGLIIAVSGIGIFVSIYNSMSDRKREIAIMRALGARRTTVFSLILLESVLICLLGGVIGLLLGHGVVLAAAPIIEQRSGLLIDPLVFNPVEFIVIPILIVMASIVGFLPGLTAYKTDVAEGLQS; the protein is encoded by the coding sequence ATGAATCTGATTACGATTGCATTCAAAAACATGAAGCATCGATCATTGTCGTCGTTGCTCACGAGTTTCAGTGTCGCTTTGGGAGTTGCTTTAATGGTCGCCGTTCTGATTTTGAACGGAGTCGTCACCAAGCTCTTTCAAGAAACGGGGAGCGGATACGATTTAGTCGTCGGCCCCAAAGGAAGTGCAACACAACTGATCCTGAGCACGATCTACCGTATCGACAAACCGATCGAAAACTTGCCATGGCGGTACTACCAGCAATGGACGAAAGATCCTCGCGTCGAACATGCAATCCCAGTCAACCTGGGTGATACCACTGAACTCGGCGGATTCCCGATTGTTGGCACAACGCCGCAATACTTTCTAGTTGAGTACGCCCCCGGAAAGAAGTTCCGAGTTGGTGCAGACGAAAACTCCATACGTGGAACCTGGGATGCCGTTGTTGGCTCAGAAGTCGCACGTAAGAACGGCTGGAAAAAAGGGTCTAAGTTCAGAATGGTCCACTCTGGACAAGACGACAATATCCACGCAGAAGAGTTCACCGTTCAGGGAATTCTCGCGCCAACAGGAACTCCTAACGACCGCACAGCCTTTGTCCACATCGATGGATTCTACTTGCTCGACGAACACAGCAAACCAGTTCGAGAAGCGATTCGAGCAGAGGCAAAATTCTTTGATGAAACCGAAGCGGAAGTCATCGAGCGACACAAGGAAGACATCGATAAAATCCTGAAGCACGAAGCGGAAGCTGCCGAAGATGAGCATCATCATGCACACGGTCCGGTTGCGGATATTCAGAAAGAAGTTACCAGTATCTTGCTCGTAATGGCTGGCAACGACCTGCAACGCACGAACCGAACGATCATCATCCAGAACGACTTACGTGAGAACGGCCCTGCACAGGGAGCAAATCCCGTTCGCGTCATGGCAAGCTTGATCACCAATCTTGTGGGGAACATCCGACTCGCATTTCTCTACATGACCGGATTGATCATCGCTGTTTCAGGAATCGGAATTTTTGTCAGTATCTACAACTCCATGTCGGACCGGAAACGAGAAATCGCGATCATGCGAGCCCTCGGAGCCCGTCGAACGACGGTGTTCTCACTGATCCTTCTCGAATCCGTTTTGATCTGCCTGCTTGGCGGAGTGATTGGATTGCTGCTCGGACACGGAGTCGTTCTGGCGGCTGCACCGATCATTGAACAACGAAGCGGACTCTTGATTGACCCGCTCGTTTTCAACCCCGTGGAGTTCATCGTTATCCCGATCCTGATCGTCATGGCCTCGATCGTCGGATTTTTGCCCGGCCTGACTGCATATAAAACCGACGTTGCCGAAGGACTTCAAAGTTAG
- a CDS encoding aspartate-semialdehyde dehydrogenase, with the protein MFKNVAVVGATGAVGQIVRRLLEERNFPAEKFRFLASARSAGTKLTFKGEEHTIEELTKDCFAGSDLVIASTPDDIAQEYLPSAVEAGCKVIDESGYWRMKEGVALVIPEVNPQDALDAKGIIASPNCSTTQMVLALKPLHDAAKVKRVIVSTYQATSGAGVQGTADLFDGSKAFLSGEKYEYKAFTHPIAFNCIPQIGGEKADGYTSEELKMLYETRKILGDDSILVNPTAVRVPVANCHSESITVETERPISPQEARELFEAFPGIQVIDDLPNSAYPLPSTCDGSDLVYIGRIRKDISNPNGLSFWCVSDNLRKGAATNAVQIGELLAKNL; encoded by the coding sequence GTGTTTAAGAATGTTGCCGTTGTCGGTGCGACAGGTGCCGTTGGGCAAATTGTGCGTCGTCTTCTCGAAGAAAGAAACTTTCCCGCTGAGAAGTTTCGATTTCTCGCCTCTGCCAGAAGTGCTGGAACGAAACTGACGTTCAAAGGCGAAGAACACACGATTGAAGAACTGACCAAAGATTGCTTTGCCGGATCTGACCTTGTTATCGCCTCAACACCAGATGATATTGCTCAGGAGTACCTGCCCTCAGCTGTCGAGGCTGGCTGCAAAGTCATCGATGAATCAGGCTACTGGCGAATGAAAGAGGGGGTCGCCCTCGTCATTCCGGAAGTCAATCCTCAGGATGCTCTCGACGCGAAAGGAATCATCGCCAGCCCGAACTGCTCAACAACTCAGATGGTCCTTGCACTCAAGCCGCTTCACGACGCAGCAAAAGTGAAACGGGTGATCGTCAGCACTTATCAGGCAACCAGCGGCGCTGGAGTCCAAGGGACTGCTGATCTCTTCGACGGATCGAAAGCATTTCTCTCAGGAGAGAAATACGAGTACAAAGCCTTCACGCATCCAATCGCGTTTAATTGTATCCCTCAAATCGGCGGCGAAAAAGCTGACGGATACACCAGCGAAGAATTAAAAATGCTTTACGAGACTCGAAAGATTCTCGGCGATGACTCCATTCTGGTGAACCCGACCGCTGTCCGAGTTCCTGTTGCCAATTGCCACAGCGAATCCATCACCGTGGAAACTGAACGTCCGATTTCTCCTCAGGAAGCACGCGAACTCTTCGAAGCATTCCCGGGAATTCAGGTCATCGATGATCTGCCGAACAGTGCATATCCGCTGCCGAGTACCTGTGATGGTTCGGATCTTGTCTACATCGGGCGAATCCGCAAAGACATTTCGAATCCAAATGGGTTAAGCTTCTGGTGTGTGAGCGACAACCTCCGGAAAGGGGCAGCCACCAATGCTGTCCAAATCGGAGAACTGCTAGCCAAGAACCTGTAA
- a CDS encoding fatty acid desaturase family protein — protein sequence MSNATFEQTSISKSIAQSAIPRFIFGPVGLLAILCLALAWPMDYWGLKVLWTLTAAYCLFCWTSCFHEAAHHTLCGSKQFSIVVGRFLGTMIFVPFHVYRESHIRHHAYLNKSSDWELWPYSDPKTSLWFRRIFCWLEIPFGVITSPCVYGRLYFHKDSPLTNPEIRKKIRNEYIAIVVFWTAAFAVVAYTNTWVIFLTAWVVPHILAGIFQTFRKFTEHLGMESYDPLLGTRTVIGNGPITRLATYLNFDIFVHGPHHRHPRYRHDALCNRMAEYQTENPELKYPVFPTYWHAIADLLPSLIFNPGVGMNVGAPTPAEEKPHDVSDFSEDVTAEILNKDDAIVYADEEQTDEEPADKIQSASQVSQNHSQLDTATNH from the coding sequence ATGTCAAACGCAACTTTTGAACAGACTTCGATATCGAAGTCAATTGCGCAGTCAGCAATCCCCCGATTCATTTTCGGTCCGGTTGGTCTTTTGGCGATACTCTGCCTCGCCCTTGCCTGGCCAATGGATTACTGGGGATTGAAGGTACTTTGGACTTTGACTGCTGCATATTGCTTATTTTGTTGGACCAGTTGTTTCCATGAAGCAGCTCACCACACGTTATGTGGATCGAAGCAGTTCAGCATTGTCGTTGGGCGTTTTTTGGGAACAATGATTTTTGTTCCCTTTCATGTCTATCGAGAAAGCCACATCAGGCATCATGCCTATCTGAACAAATCGTCTGACTGGGAATTGTGGCCCTACTCCGATCCCAAGACCTCGCTTTGGTTTCGCAGGATTTTCTGCTGGCTGGAAATTCCATTTGGTGTGATCACATCCCCTTGTGTTTACGGGCGGTTGTATTTCCATAAGGATTCACCGCTCACGAATCCGGAAATCCGAAAGAAGATTCGAAACGAATATATTGCGATCGTGGTTTTTTGGACAGCGGCCTTCGCAGTTGTTGCCTATACAAACACGTGGGTAATCTTTCTCACTGCCTGGGTTGTTCCACACATCCTGGCTGGGATTTTCCAAACGTTCCGCAAGTTTACTGAGCACCTCGGAATGGAAAGTTATGATCCACTCCTGGGAACGCGGACGGTCATCGGGAACGGTCCCATTACCCGACTGGCGACCTACTTGAATTTCGACATCTTCGTCCATGGTCCGCACCATCGACATCCTCGGTATCGGCATGATGCACTTTGCAATCGAATGGCGGAGTATCAAACAGAAAACCCAGAATTGAAATACCCGGTCTTCCCGACTTACTGGCACGCGATTGCCGACCTGTTGCCTTCGCTGATCTTCAATCCTGGAGTGGGCATGAACGTCGGAGCACCGACTCCAGCGGAAGAGAAACCGCACGATGTGAGCGACTTCAGTGAGGACGTCACTGCTGAAATTCTTAACAAAGACGACGCCATTGTGTACGCCGATGAAGAGCAGACTGATGAAGAGCCCGCTGACAAAATTCAATCTGCTTCACAAGTGAGCCAAAATCACTCCCAACTCGATACAGCAACGAATCATTGA
- a CDS encoding 1-deoxy-D-xylulose-5-phosphate reductoisomerase, whose protein sequence is MGQRFLSDSKKRIGLLGATGSIGTSCLEVVRAHSESMSIDLLSAHSSWRELARSAAEFLPQTVVLTGVQASDVAANAFPSSVEVLYGEEALLKAVEVPEIETVITGIVGAAGLRGTLAAVEAGKRIGLANKETLVVAGSLVTQKAVETGSVLIPVDSEHSAIFQALACGKREDVSKLILTASGGPFRSWSAEKIAQATVANALDHPTWDMGPKITIDSATMMNKALEVIEARWLFGINARQIEVVVHPQSIVHSMVEFVDGSVMAQLSPPDMKLPIQYAITWPDRIAGTSPKLDISQTFSLDFEPPDLERFPALALGFEVADQGGTAGVVLNAANEVAVDRFLQDQLTFPEIPRLCRSILASHQFESNPTLDELLTLDGWARQEALRWTSSTSHSSPSLTAPRC, encoded by the coding sequence GTGGGACAAAGATTCTTGTCGGACAGCAAAAAACGTATCGGACTTCTTGGCGCAACTGGTTCAATTGGAACGAGTTGCCTTGAAGTCGTTCGTGCTCACTCAGAATCCATGTCTATTGATCTTCTGTCGGCTCATTCCAGTTGGCGAGAATTGGCCCGCAGTGCAGCGGAATTCCTTCCTCAAACTGTTGTCCTGACTGGCGTTCAGGCATCTGATGTCGCAGCGAATGCTTTTCCCTCTTCTGTTGAAGTCCTCTATGGCGAAGAGGCTCTGCTCAAAGCTGTTGAAGTTCCAGAAATTGAGACCGTCATCACCGGAATCGTCGGAGCAGCGGGACTTCGCGGAACATTGGCTGCCGTCGAGGCGGGAAAACGGATCGGGTTAGCAAATAAAGAAACATTGGTGGTCGCCGGTTCACTGGTCACACAAAAAGCGGTTGAAACCGGTTCTGTTTTGATTCCCGTTGACAGTGAACACTCTGCAATCTTCCAGGCTCTCGCTTGCGGCAAGAGAGAAGATGTCTCAAAATTGATCCTCACTGCCAGCGGTGGACCGTTCCGCTCCTGGAGTGCCGAGAAAATAGCTCAGGCGACAGTCGCAAATGCCTTGGACCACCCGACTTGGGACATGGGACCGAAAATTACGATCGATTCCGCGACAATGATGAATAAGGCATTGGAAGTCATCGAGGCACGCTGGCTTTTTGGAATCAATGCCAGGCAAATTGAAGTTGTCGTCCATCCACAATCGATTGTGCATTCGATGGTGGAGTTCGTGGACGGCTCGGTCATGGCCCAGCTATCTCCGCCGGATATGAAGTTGCCTATTCAATACGCAATTACATGGCCCGATCGGATCGCAGGAACCAGCCCAAAACTTGACATATCTCAAACATTTTCCCTTGATTTTGAGCCACCTGATCTCGAACGATTCCCCGCACTCGCGTTAGGATTCGAAGTTGCAGATCAAGGTGGTACTGCCGGAGTCGTGTTGAATGCAGCGAATGAAGTCGCTGTCGACCGATTTCTTCAAGACCAATTAACATTCCCAGAGATCCCGCGACTCTGTCGCTCGATACTTGCGTCACATCAGTTTGAGAGCAATCCAACGTTGGATGAACTCCTCACTCTCGATGGATGGGCGCGCCAGGAGGCACTCCGTTGGACTTCATCGACTTCACACTCCTCTCCTTCCTTGACGGCTCCTCGCTGCTGA
- a CDS encoding winged helix-turn-helix transcriptional regulator has translation MPKEQATKTLTCPVETTLKIIGGRWKVLIIHFLLNDTMRFGELTRSLNGISARTLSKQLRELEADGVVHRKDFGEIPPKVEYSLTPLGRSLEQVLLSMEAWGSTVEKQRTKRKSS, from the coding sequence ATGCCAAAAGAACAAGCAACAAAAACGCTGACTTGTCCAGTAGAAACCACTCTGAAAATTATTGGTGGTCGATGGAAAGTTTTGATCATTCACTTCCTGCTTAATGACACAATGCGGTTTGGTGAATTGACACGTTCGCTGAACGGGATTTCAGCACGAACTCTCTCAAAGCAACTCCGCGAACTCGAAGCGGATGGAGTCGTCCACCGCAAGGATTTTGGAGAAATTCCACCAAAGGTCGAATACTCATTGACGCCCCTCGGCAGATCGCTGGAGCAGGTCCTCCTCTCAATGGAGGCATGGGGGAGCACCGTCGAGAAACAGCGGACGAAACGCAAATCGAGTTGA
- a CDS encoding GNAT family N-acetyltransferase has translation MRRYRPGEELELWELFYNTIRTVNSRDYSTEQVQTWAPDEMNREKWHARIAGMNPFVCEVASEIVGYAALIETGYIDHFYVHHQWQRQGVGNSLVTKIFETANGLGLSELTSDVSITAKPFFESKGFEVVAPQEVSIGEVLFRNYKMRKSLK, from the coding sequence GTGAGACGATACAGGCCCGGTGAAGAACTCGAATTGTGGGAGTTGTTTTATAACACAATTCGAACGGTGAACAGTCGTGACTACTCAACCGAGCAAGTTCAGACGTGGGCTCCCGATGAAATGAACCGGGAGAAATGGCATGCCCGGATTGCCGGGATGAACCCGTTTGTTTGCGAGGTTGCGAGCGAGATCGTTGGATATGCAGCTTTGATCGAGACGGGCTACATTGACCACTTCTACGTGCATCATCAGTGGCAGCGGCAAGGTGTCGGCAATTCTCTTGTCACGAAGATTTTCGAGACAGCCAACGGTCTCGGTCTCAGCGAGTTGACATCCGATGTGAGCATTACAGCGAAACCGTTCTTCGAGTCAAAAGGCTTCGAGGTGGTCGCTCCTCAAGAGGTGAGCATTGGTGAGGTTCTCTTCAGGAATTACAAAATGCGCAAATCGCTGAAGTGA
- a CDS encoding DoxX family protein, protein MMNRDTTLSAGLLILRVAIGGFMLVHGYQKLVGFSGLATKFPDPLGIGSQMSLVATIGAEVGCSLLLILGLGTRLAALPLAFTMIIALFVIHGADPWQRKELAAIFLSVYAAIVLTGPGRFSLDHSLWGKKSSPARSGKTKA, encoded by the coding sequence ATGATGAACAGAGACACAACACTTTCAGCCGGGTTGCTGATACTTCGAGTCGCCATCGGCGGGTTTATGCTGGTGCATGGCTACCAGAAACTCGTCGGTTTCAGTGGACTGGCGACCAAGTTTCCTGATCCTCTCGGAATAGGAAGCCAGATGAGTCTCGTCGCGACGATCGGTGCTGAAGTCGGTTGCTCTCTGTTGCTGATTCTTGGATTAGGAACGCGACTGGCAGCGTTGCCACTGGCTTTCACGATGATCATCGCGCTCTTCGTGATTCACGGGGCTGATCCGTGGCAAAGAAAGGAACTGGCGGCAATCTTCCTGTCGGTCTACGCAGCCATCGTATTGACTGGTCCAGGCAGGTTTTCGCTGGACCACTCACTGTGGGGAAAGAAGAGTTCACCTGCACGCAGTGGCAAGACGAAAGCTTGA
- a CDS encoding DUF488 domain-containing protein translates to MANKKAKKKPTIRTIRAYDIEDSDEGYRVLVDRLWPRGVKKETLQLDEWAKDLAPSSELRKWFGHDPEKWEVFQERYKDELKELKEARRELLDNAGDQTILMIYAAKDGEHNHTVVLEDFLKQG, encoded by the coding sequence ATGGCAAATAAAAAAGCAAAGAAGAAACCAACAATCAGGACGATCCGCGCCTACGACATCGAAGACTCAGACGAAGGCTATCGCGTCCTTGTCGACCGACTTTGGCCTCGGGGTGTCAAGAAAGAGACTCTTCAACTGGACGAGTGGGCGAAAGACCTGGCTCCCAGTAGTGAACTTCGAAAGTGGTTCGGCCATGACCCTGAGAAATGGGAAGTGTTTCAGGAACGCTATAAAGACGAGCTGAAAGAACTGAAAGAGGCTCGCCGAGAATTACTCGACAATGCGGGTGATCAGACGATTCTGATGATCTACGCGGCAAAAGATGGTGAACATAATCACACAGTTGTCCTGGAAGACTTTTTGAAGCAAGGGTGA